Proteins from one Coregonus clupeaformis isolate EN_2021a chromosome 29, ASM2061545v1, whole genome shotgun sequence genomic window:
- the prkag3a gene encoding 5'-AMP-activated protein kinase subunit gamma-1, with amino-acid sequence MEKRHPPIRQISFREMLEELKNAGNSEADVEIYMKFMKSHCCYEAIPTSCKLVIFDTTLQVKKAFFALVANGLRAAPLWDSKTQRFVGMLTITDFINILHRYYRSPLVQMNELERHQIGTWRDVYLQYSNHCLHSITPDASLFDAIYSLLRYKIHRLPVIDPVSGNVLHILTHKRILKFLHIFYSTQKETVPKPCFMHKTIQDVGIGTFRNIATVQQTASVYDALSVFVERRVSALPVVNEQGKVVALYSRFDVINLAAQKTYNNLNMSMQEAIRRRCCFVEGVIKCLPDETLETVIDRIIKAEVHRLVLVDREDMCRGIISLSDLLQAMVLTPAEISSKSN; translated from the exons ATGGAGAAAAGACATCCGCCTATCAGGCAG ATCTCGTTTCGAGAGATGCTTGAAGAATTGAAGAATGCAGGTAATTCAG AGGCCGATGTTGAGATCTACATGAAGTTCATGAAAAGTCATTGCTGCTATGAGGCCATTCCAACCAGCTGTAAACTGGTCATATTTGACACAACACTACAA GTGAAGAAAGCCTTTTTCGCTCTTGTAGCAAACGGCTTGAGAGCTGCACCTCTCTGGGATAGCAAGACACAGAGATTTGTGG GAATGCTGACTATAACAGATTTCATCAACATTCTCCATCGTTACTACAGGTCCCCATTG GTTCAAATGAATGAGCTGGAGAGGCATCAAATTGGGACATGGCGAG atgtGTACCTGCAATACTCCAACCACTGTCTTCACAGTATCACTCCAGACGCCAG CCTCTTCGACGCCATCTACTCCCTACTGAGGTATAAGATCCACAGATTGCCAGTTATCGATCCCGTGTCCGGAAATGTCTTACACATTCTCACGCACAAGCGAATCCTCAAGTTCCTCCATATATTT tacTCTACACAGAAAGAGACAGTCCCAAAACCCTGCTTCATGCATAAGACGATCCAGGATGTTGGGATCGGGACATTCCGGAACATTGCCACAGTACAGCAGACGGCCTCGGTCTACGATGCCCTGTCTGTGTTTGTAGAGAGGAGGGTCTCCGCGCTGCCCGTAGTAAACGAGCAAG GCAAGGTGGTGGCTCTCTACTCCAGATTCGATGTGATT AATCTGGCCGCCCAGAAGACATACAACAACCTGAACATGTCCATGCAGGAGGCCATCCGGCGGCGCTGCTGTTTCGTAGAGGGTGTCATCAAGTGCCTCCCTGACGAGACCCTGGAGACCGTCATCGATCGCATCATTAAGGCTGAG GTCCATCGGCTGGTCCTGGTGGACAGAGAGGACATGTGCAGGGGGATCATCTCTCTCTCCGACCTGCTCCAGGCCATGGTGTTAACCCCAGCAG AGATTTCAAGCAAATCAAACTGA